GCTCTAGGTATCGTCCTGCATGtactgttgatgttctgggatgttGCAACCCacactgggatgtcaacaaaagcacatgcttatgtttaggcaaaaaaagcacatggcaacgccacagtgtcaacaaaaacacatggttcACATTAGGATAAAAAGGCatgggtggttaggtttaggcaacagaagcacatggttaggtgtaggcaaaaacatcatggtttggctctacatttatacaggacATGAACAGCAGGCTCCTGTATGAAAGTGCGGCGTTTGTTGGTTCCATCCACCTCAactcccacccaccctatagAGACCCtacgctccttatattacattactGGCAACGTTTCTAACTGATGTGGCCCATGCACGTATCATACGGCTGGGCCAGGTGCTGTTGGGCCAACTGGTGGCATATCATAACACCACAAAAAGTTCCGTCCTGCCACATTACAAGTGGTATTTTGTGGTCtttggcagtatttgacgaATTCAGAATAAGAATGTGCAGAAAATACACACTCACTGCATTTAGTTTCccagcagtgtttgttttcagcgaCCCATCCCTgctttttcatcagattttgtgccaccaaacttgggtgttttaagccaaaatgtgATCTTTGTCCACTTCACaatcaagtggtttttgtgcctaagccCAACCACAAATTTACCACAGCGTCGTTGGCAAATGTAATTTCTTGTTgctttacagaaatgtacatggtgaacatttttactgtgtgtattttcagagaaaCAGGACAGGACTCTGGTGCTATAAGCATGTTTTTTGGGGAATATGGGCTGCTATCAGAGAATTGGGCTTTTAGTCTAATTGGACCATTTTTTGGAGTTTTGGGCTGTTTGCAGTCCCCTTTCTGGTGGGACTAGCTGTGTCCCAAACTTTCcggtctttatgctaaactaagatcACCAGTTTATGGTTGTGGCTTTATATTTACTGCACAGATGTGAGAGTTCTCTTTTAAGCTCTCCTCATCTAACTCTcggcaagaaagcaaacaagtGTACTTCCTTCCTTTAACATCGCCATTTTTACCAAGAGGTCTCTCTGTATGTGCAGCTTTTCTGCTCCCCcacctccttcccctaatcttTTAACGTGCAAACTTGAGACATGGTTTATCTCCAGCCCAGGTCCATTTGACAGACGTTTGCAGTGTGTGACCTCAGCCCTACAAAGTGAATACATAAATCACCAAGCTGCTTTTACATGTTGCTCATGGAATGTCATCACCATCGCTGCGTCTGTTGTATCATGGACAAAAGGCCTGAGTTCACTGTTTGCTTTACTGGCCAGACTAAatctgaagtgtgtgtgtgtaagagagagggATAAAGTGTAAGCATTTGAGTGTGTTGCATGCATTAATACCCATCTGTTATAGGGAAGTACTATACCTTGAAGCAGTTTTTAAACTTCTTGCTGACAAAGTAGAGAATAATGGGGTTTATGCAGGAGTTGATTGTTGCAAGGTTGATACTGAAGTAATCCAGGACCAATAGGAAACTGAAATTAAAGGAAGAtgattttaattacttttatagAATACCACAGTGGCCATTTAGATTCTTTTTGGCATAGCATTGATAGTAAACACTTCTGGCAGAATCAGccttgtttctgtgtttttatcaggatacaaaaggtgaaaaaaaccTTATAAAACTCACAGAACAACAGTGCCACATCATGCACATTTGcttatttgcttgtttgttctACCCGCAACTCACTTAAACAGCTCACAGCGTGATGTGTCATTCTGGTAGTAAACCATCTTCTTCAGGATCCTGCTGAGGTGCAGTGGGAACCAGCACAGGGCAAAGATGAGGACAAGGCAGAAAACGGCTTTGgccacctccctcctctgcagagagaaacagcaGACATCATTCCACTGTTAGAGGAGATGGTGAAGTTTGTGTAAAGGAGGATTAGAGGTTAAAACCATGGAATAAACACGGCTGACTGAGCCAATGTCAAGACATTTACTCCctaaaaaaagcagctttaaatGATCAAACCACATCACACATACTCATGTGCTTTTAGTCTAATAAACCTGGCATTATAtaggtttttttcttgtgctgcattcagacaccttcacaagtatttaaacctcttaaCCTTGAGTAAATAGGTTTAATTCTCttcagaaccaaaaaaaaaacaggcaatgagcaacttggcaagaacttcaagaaatcagtagatttggaaaattattttttaaaaagttaaaggaaaaatgcccagaaacatatgtataattatgataataatactttttttttttttttttttttacaatttgttttataattttctggtgcttatactttttttttgctgttttttgggtcatCTCTTTTAGGTTTCTCATAGCTTTTTACCAATGTTTCTTGAAGACATAAAGCCAATTGCttaggtctcaaagggttaaagttaagGACTACATTATCAATTGTCCAACCTGTTTGAGGTGCTCACTGAGAGCGATGCGAAGGCTGCCGTTCCTGTGGTTGAGCATCTCACAGGTCATCAGAGTGTAGAACACAGCAGTGCAGAGCAGTGGTACACAAAAGTAGAAGCCAAACAGCCACCAGTCCTTTGCATTCCTGTAGAACTACGGTGAAACAAGCACACATAAGACAGTACATTACATGTAAACTGAGAAAAATTAATGAATCACTGTGTGAACGGTAGTTAAGTATAAaagaagttgttgttttttttaagccacatGATGATGTCTCCCACAGTGCATCAAATGGCCTGCCCCACTCTCTTACACAACTCCGCCATCTTCCTGACCCTGCTCAGAAGGTGATCTGCTCTCTGCCGAATGTTGATCTAAACTTGTAAATTAATCTAAGACTCCCTAAGACATAATTAAActttctgttcattttctctAATAGCCCATTTCCCACAAATGGCTCCCTTTCTACCTCCATCTATCTGTAGAGAccagttgccagaaaaaaatgtttcatttttgcaaaccatgaaAATGTTGCATGTGCACATTTTATATGTATCATGTCAGAAGAGGGGATGGTGAACAGCATGTCGAACAATGTGCAAACCGCCTGCTAAGCATCTGCTtgagacaaacaacaacaaaaaatgtttgtgatttcttgagtcattgctgtttttccagccaCTTTTTAGGCTTTTGTAGCAACCCTTTGCTGTCTGGGCAGCTTTAATCCACaaaaattggttgtttttcaccAGGAGCTGGTTTTCATGCCGGGGTAGTGGCACAAAAAGCTGTTGCTGATTGTGCCCCCCTAACAGGATATTGtaggccaaaaca
This sequence is a window from Plectropomus leopardus isolate mb unplaced genomic scaffold, YSFRI_Pleo_2.0 unplaced_scaffold11338, whole genome shotgun sequence. Protein-coding genes within it:
- the LOC121963462 gene encoding endothelin-1 receptor-like, yielding MAELCKRFYRNAKDWWLFGFYFCVPLLCTAVFYTLMTCEMLNHRNGSLRIALSEHLKQRREVAKAVFCLVLIFALCWFPLHLSRILKKMVYYQNDTSRCELFNFLLVLDYFSINLATINSCINPIILYFVSKKFKNCFKV